The sequence TGCTCGACCTCTATAAAGATTTCACAGATAAGCAGACTGCCATTGCTGAAAGCAAAAAAATGGACAGTGACAAGCTGGAGGGTGAAATAACGACTAACCAGGCAGACCAGGTAGTCGCCCGTAAAGCGATCACGCAAAGTGAGATTGATGCAGATAAGGAAAAGGCCAAACAGGAGGAACAGACCGCCAAGAATACTCATGATACCAAGAAGAAGATTTTCAATGACTCGGTAGTTGTTATAAAGGAATTCTTCAACGAGAACACGGCTATTTATAAGGCAGCCATGATCGCTCAGCAAGCCTGGGCGTTAGGGGAAGTAGCGATTAACTACAGTCGTGCTGTCATGGCTAGTATTGCCTCTGCTTCCAGCATTCCCTTTCCTGGAAACATTTTGGCAATTGCTAAAAGTTTGGCACTTCCAACACTTCAGGCAGCTGCTGCCGTTGCGAACATACGCTCCCAGAAATTTGATTCGCCAACGTTTGCGGACGGTGGGTTCACCGGGTTACAGGATATGGATGGAGCACCATCTGGCTTTATTGATGGACCAACCCGGTTTAACCTAGGCCGTCGTTCCTATATTGCTGGTGAAGCGGGTCGCGAATTTGTGATCTCCAACAAATCGCTCCGTAACCCGGTGGTAGCTGACTTTGCCCGGATCATGGACTCGGCTCAGAAGACGGGGAATTACTCGCAGTTGGCGATGTCTGGGGGAGCTCCCTCGGCCATACCGACAGCAACAGCTGCTCCCGCATCGAGTAATTCCGATATGTCGAATCAACTGTTAATGCAACTCATTGCCGAGCAGCAGACCACGCGGGAGGTGATGAAAGCCTTTGCTCAGCGGCCGATTATGCAGAACTACCGGCTCCGGGAGCAATTTGATGACAACATTCAGGAAGCCCGGGATAGCAACAAACTATAAAAAGAAAAGCTGAATTGTTTGGATGTCAAATTTTGCCGCCATTCACACAATTCAGCTTTTCACTATATACGATTTTGGTAACTTACCCACATTAACCAAAATCGTTGTATGAAGCACCTCTCCTTGTTCCTTCTAAGTCTATTCCTATTAACGGGTTGCGCCAAAACCCAGTACTATTACCTTGCCGACACCTCGACAGATCTGTATCAGATGGCTAATGAACAGAGTCTGATTATGGCTAGCGTCATACCAACAGACACATTGATGAGTTGGGAAAAGTTGAAAAGAGCCGATGGCCATTTTGTTCGAGTAAGGCATCAGGCGGGTAGCGGCTGGGTTCGATCCCTTGGCTATCAGTATCTCTACTCGGTTCGCATTCGTTCGTCCTTATTTGGTGGGGGTAGCTCAACCTATACCACATCATACTCTGGGTTAAGGCCACTGGACATGAGTAAGCCCGTCCACGTGCGAGCGCATACCCGTACAACAAAATCAGGGAAGACTGTCTACGTTCGAGAACATACTCGAAGTCGCCCTGGAAGCAGCAGTTATCGATCTTCATCCAAAAGTTATCGCAGCAGTGGTAGCAGCCGCAGCAGCTATCGAGGACGACATTAATGCATTACAGTCAATTTTAACATCGCTCCTGAGTCAAAGCCAATAACCTTACAGTTTTCATGAAATCAATTATTGTCCTACTCCTTTTAATTGCTCAATTGGCATTCGCTCAATCGCCTGTTACGCGGGATCAGATGAGTCAAACAAATCGGGTTTCTAAAGAGCAATTAAGCGCTGGTTACCAAACGGCTGTTACTGGATGGGTTGTTCATACAGATGATACCCTTCAATTAGGAAAAGGGTCAATGCCTGACAAGCGGTTTGCCTTTATTTATGAATCCCTAACCAGCTTTAATTACGCCAACTCAGCCAATTCGCCCAATGCCTATGATAGGCGAAACTACCTCAATTCGAATATGAGCGGCCAGCGGGTTCGCGTAAAAGAGTTGCTCCAATACGGTACTAAGCGCACTGGCTACACAATGATAGCCAAGGTAGGCGTTGGCAATATTGTTAATTACTGGATCGAGATCGACAATGCCGTCGAAGCTGGTGAAATTCTACCTCCTGAACGCTACAGAACGGCCAAGAAGTCAGAAGCAATTAGTACTTCCGGCAGCGTAGCGGATGAGTTAAAAAAACTAAAGGAGCTTATGGATGCTGGTGTAATTACCAAAGAGGAATTTGAGGCCCAGAAAAAGAAGCTTTTAAATTAATCCAATTGGCTATAAGCAAAAACGCCTCAGCCAACCCCACACAAAAACTCCGGCTTATTTATCAAGGAAAGCAGCCCGGCATTGATTGTCTGACTGCTTTCCTTCTTTGTATGTACACGGAAAAGTATATACGTATATAATATATGAAAGATTATTTGGATTAATTTCGGGATTGCCCGGTGACTCGACACGCTGGGCAGACGTATTCAACTAAAACTTTCATTTTTAATTCTCATTACAGGCATGAGTAACACACCCCCTGGAATACCTGAGCACCTATTTATTCAGAATCCTTTGTCCGGTAGGCTGATCAATGTGCTGCCGCTTTTTGATTTTTTAACCAATACGTTTGCCGGTTCCCAGGAAGCCGTCTCTCATCTCCAGCTTGTGCACGATTTCTTAAGCACCTGCGCTGTGAAGGGAATGGACGATTCGGATATCAATGTCGAGTATCTGGCTAGTATGAACTATACACTCATTATGTTCCGTCAGGTCTTTGAAAAAATGCAGGAAGTCAAGGCATAATGCCTACTCAAACTAACAACGAAACCAATTGGGCACTGGCCCGACCTGAGCAGGTCGGGCTTTTTTTGTATGTTTACTTAAACTAAACTTTACCTCGAATACGGCCATGAATCGGCATCTCATCGATCCCATTGAAGAAGCCAAACTCGACGCAGGCATTAAAGAGATCGTGCTCTTGCTGCAACTCCACCAGGTTGAAACGTTTGAGTCATGCCAGGGCGGCATAGGTCACTGTTTCTCCGAACCAACCGTACGTTTTTATGGCGATAAATTTGAGGGCCTTCGTGTGGCACATATCTGCCTACAAAACGACCTCCCTATTCAACAGATAAGGAGGTCATTTGACGTGTACGACAATGAATTACATCAGCCGTTTTGGGAAGTGGTTTTTAAGCCAACTAACCCGGTAGGCACCTTGCAATTAGACACCCAGGCGGGTGTCTTTGTTGGCGTCGATCACAGCCTGGCACAATGCTGACAGAGCGGCTTTCCGCCGGTTCCTGACCGTTTATTAACGGTTTCAATATTGTTTCCTTCTGTACACCGGTCATTGTTGTGGTGAACAGTTTGCTTGATCGAATGAAAAGGGGCTACTTTAGCCATAATCAGTTTTGTAATTAGGTGAAACAATCGATTTAACAATCAAATTTCATCGAATCCATGTTACCCATTGCTTCTGATTTGGGACTATTTCTTTCTGATTTGGGACATTTTCAATAGTCCTTGCTTTTACCCTATTCTGACTACTCCTATACGTTCGATCTGAGAAGGTCGGGCTTTTTTTGTAGCTTTGCAGTGCCTAATTGTTTAGTACGTTTCCGTGGGGACCGATGCCGCCTGGTCGAGTAGGTGGTACTGGTCCCCCGTTTCTGCATTATAATGGTGCAGAGAATTGAACCTGCGGAAGCGGAACAATTAGGCAACGGGTCAGAGCAGTACCTCCTTTTCGGAATATAAGTGCTTACCACAGAAGCACCCCGAACCTATATAGGCCGGGGTGCTTCTGATTTGCAGAGAGGGCGGGGTTCGAACCCGCGAGACGATTAAGTCTGACACGTTAGCAGTGTGTTGGTTTCAGCCACTCACCCACCTCTCTATAAAAGGGGCAACAAGCCAGCCAGGTCTTAATTGGCGATCGAAGTATCCCGGCTGTACGGCACCCTTTGGTGAGAGTAGTAGGATTCGAACCTACTCAGCATAAAGCAACAGATTTACAGTCTGCCCCGGCTCTCCAGCTCCGGCGTACTCCCCTAATGAGCTTCCTGTCGGATTCGAACCAACGACCCTTCGCTTACAAGGCGAACGCTCTGGCCAGCTGAGCTAAGGAAGCATAAAAAAAGCCGCTTATCGGTTGACAAGCGGCTTCAATGGCTGGGAAAATTCAGGCACTATGAGTCCGCTTGCAACGCTGTGCAATACGTACTATAGGAAAATAGGCCTTGATTTTTCATGGGGCAAAGGTAAGGAAAAGAAAAGCACACTTGCAATAGATCGACAAAAAAGCCCGAATCGAGTGATCCGGGCTTTCCGCTTCTATACACACCATATAGAATATGATTCTTATAAAAGAAGCCATTTTTATGCCCGAATCAAAATTCGTTTGACCATTGCCGGGCGCTTTCTTTTCTGTGACTATCTGGAATCCCCTGCTACCAGGTCGCTCACACGGTGACTACCTGTGCCCGGCCTCGGACCTAAATAGAGGGTTGCTCATTTCTCGCTTTTGTCGGGTGCGCAGCTAATCGTTTAGTTTAAGCAACAGCTTCCATAGTGGTAATTGACCAGGATTTTTAAGCGGCTAATCCGCATTGAATTCGTGGCCAGATACCGTTCGGTAAGAATGCCTGTCTTTTTCCCGTACCTGTTGGGCGAGTAGTTCCTCATTAAGCTTGACCAGCAGATCCCAGTGTTTCAACCGAGAGGCCTGATTGCTGACCAACCGGATCAGTTCGGTTAATTCGTCGACGGTAAATGACATATGAGACGAATCCCCACGGGCCCGTCGCAGTTCGGTCAGACACATCTGATCGATGTATTTTCGCTCATAGGTCAGGTACTGAGTAAATGAACGATCATTGTTATGCGACGTATGGGAAGCAGTCGGGATGTTAAACACCCGAATCCGTATAATATCAATGGTCGGCTGAATTTGGCCTAACCGGACCAATTCGTCATAAAACTCATTCCAGCTCTGAAAATTGACGGGCAAATCCGTTTTATACATGGTTCGTTGCTTAAGAAGATGCATAACTGACTGTATTTCGTTATAAAGAGTGAATGATGGGAAATTAAAGAGAGATCGTTCAGTGGGTTTTCCAGGACTTGCGCAAGCCCAGATAGCCTCCAATCTGCTCGGCACTAGCCAGTAACTGGCCCTGATCATAGCCTGCGGCAAACAACAGCGAAGAGCCACCAAACCAGCGAATTGACCGGGTTAATGAGGTCATCATCGATAGCTGCATCGTCTCGGCTGGAAACGGGATCGCGAACATGCCGTAATTCTGGCTATAGGACGCTTTAAGCAGATAGTGCCAATCGGAGCCGAGCCAGCCCGAAACGGCCCCATATAGTGCTCTGACCCGGTTGTTGTTGATGCCATGAACGCCTTCGATCAACGTATTGTCGAGCGTGTAACCCGAAAAGGGCAGTCGCGGTAAATCTGCTCGTGTATCGCTGGCCTGGCTGATAAAGGGTGTGCCCAGCGTGCGCCCCTGATACGACCAACTCTCGGGATATTGGCCATTGGTGAAGTAATTCTCCGCTTCCCCACCCAGACTTTTGCCAAACTGAAGCACGCCCTGATTCCCCGAATTGAACAGCTCCAATACGACTTCCTCAAAAAAGGGCCTCGCCTTGTGATTCACCAGACGTAGCCCATACAGGCCATCTTCAATGTTGCGCAGGTTATATAACTTCCGGCCCAGATCATAGAAATGCTGCTGATAGGCATAGAGGGACGTCTGCCCCAACTTAATTTCCAGCGATAACTCCGCAGAACCCCGGTGATCGCCCACCCGGTTCTGATCGAAAGTGGTAAACTTGGCCCGGTTCTTTAGCGCATCCGTTTTCATCGGTAACACAACATTGAGGTAGGCTTCCATACTTTGAGCTAACTGTCCATCAAAGGAGCTGGTTGGGTCCCGTTCGAGAAATGGAGCAAACCCGCCCCACTGAGCCAGATGGGTAAAGGCTCCATAGAGTCTGACCCTGGCGGTGGGTTTACCCAGCCGCAAATAGATTGCTTTCTGATGCAGGAACGATTTCTGCACGTAAGGGCCGTTGCCAAACCAGCCATGGGAATAAAGCCCTTTAAGGGCAATAAAGCCCCGACTAAAGCCTAACGGAATGTAATCGGGTATACTGAGCTGCACTTGCGGGACAGGCAGGGCATTCCCCGACCAGATGTAGGAACCCGAGGACAGTGAGCTTTCGGCCAGCCCAATGATCTGTCGGCGTCGCCCCGCCATCACTTCTATCTTGCCCAGTCGCCCCTTCAGATAGCCCTCTGACAGTAAAGCCTGGTTTTGGGTTCCTGTCCAGCCCACCACTTCGACACCATAGCCCCAATCCACTTTAGGGATTTTGCTGCTTGTAGCAGCCTGGTACTCCCGGTGAACGGTCACTTTCATAAGACCTGTCGGCGCTAGCTTGGGCACGGTCCCAAACTGATTGGTCTGAAGCCAGAAAGGGACAGTGCCGGAAGAGGATGCGAAGCCGCCTGCTTCCACCTGCCAGCTCGTTCGATCGGTAAACCCGGTTTTCTTTAACCAGGGTGCTGCTTCAGATCCAGGCAAAGTTCGCGGTAAAGGCAAGGAATCCGGGAATGTGAACCGTAGGGGCTGCCCAGCACTGGTATAAACGATCAGCACGAGTCCACTGAGTACTTGAATTAAGGATGACCAACGATGAGTCAGAGAGTGAGTTGAGAAAAACATAGCAATCGAAACCGGAAAAGAAATAGAGATTTGCAGCCTGATC comes from Spirosoma aureum and encodes:
- a CDS encoding SHOCT domain-containing protein, which gives rise to MKSIIVLLLLIAQLAFAQSPVTRDQMSQTNRVSKEQLSAGYQTAVTGWVVHTDDTLQLGKGSMPDKRFAFIYESLTSFNYANSANSPNAYDRRNYLNSNMSGQRVRVKELLQYGTKRTGYTMIAKVGVGNIVNYWIEIDNAVEAGEILPPERYRTAKKSEAISTSGSVADELKKLKELMDAGVITKEEFEAQKKKLLN
- a CDS encoding capsule assembly Wzi family protein; translation: MPGSEAAPWLKKTGFTDRTSWQVEAGGFASSSGTVPFWLQTNQFGTVPKLAPTGLMKVTVHREYQAATSSKIPKVDWGYGVEVVGWTGTQNQALLSEGYLKGRLGKIEVMAGRRRQIIGLAESSLSSGSYIWSGNALPVPQVQLSIPDYIPLGFSRGFIALKGLYSHGWFGNGPYVQKSFLHQKAIYLRLGKPTARVRLYGAFTHLAQWGGFAPFLERDPTSSFDGQLAQSMEAYLNVVLPMKTDALKNRAKFTTFDQNRVGDHRGSAELSLEIKLGQTSLYAYQQHFYDLGRKLYNLRNIEDGLYGLRLVNHKARPFFEEVVLELFNSGNQGVLQFGKSLGGEAENYFTNGQYPESWSYQGRTLGTPFISQASDTRADLPRLPFSGYTLDNTLIEGVHGINNNRVRALYGAVSGWLGSDWHYLLKASYSQNYGMFAIPFPAETMQLSMMTSLTRSIRWFGGSSLLFAAGYDQGQLLASAEQIGGYLGLRKSWKTH